The nucleotide sequence TTTCCCCCTTTCATAATTATTATAGAAATTGTTTGTAATAGATAGTAAAATTTAAAAAATAATTTATCGATTATGTATACCGTAAATACGTCATAACTATGAGACGTTCACATGATGAAGATGCTTTTGCTTGATACACAATTGTAAGTCCTCCCATCTTTTGGTATACTTCTCGCTATGGCAAGACAGACTTACGGGACAACACCTTGGGGTGCATGGTTTTTGGAGATGCTAAAGGCCTATGACGATTCAGGTCGATTGTCCAGAGGAAAAACTTATGCAAACACAGGGAAGGTAAATTCTCTTGTGGTAAACGGGCAAACGGCGGGAGCAAAGGTTAAGGGAAACTATTCTCCTTGGTACCATGTGTATTTTAAATTCCCGCCCCTTTCAAAAACAAATGAAACCGCAATCCGCTCCATCTTAGAAAAACATCCGATTGAACTTGCGGGCCTTAGAGCGGGAATTATGAGTCCGGCCCTCATCGAAGCCTTAAAGAAAAAAAAGGTAAGGCTAATTCCTGCCCGCTGGAATTTAATCGAAAGGGACTGCACCTGCCCCGATTCGGGAGACCCCTGCAAGCACATGGCGGCCGTTCTTTTTTTACTTGCCAAAGAAATAGACCATGACCCTCGCCTCTTGTTTAAGCTTGCGGGCTTTGACATCGATTCTATAAATGTACCGGAAACCGAAGTCTTCGAAAAAGGCGGAACACAAAAACTTGGCCTCCTCCAAGAGCATCCTGTTCCGTTGAGTCTCCGCAAAAATGAAACTTTAAATGAAGCAGCAGACTTATCTTCAAGCTCATCAGTCAATGAGGCCGCTCATAATTCTTGTGAATTGCAGAGCCCTTTAAAATTTTCTCTTGGAGAATCCTATCTTCCGCTGATAACAAATATTCTTCCTCCTGAACCTAATTTTTCATCAAGCGATTTTATAATAAAGCTGACGGAATTTTATCATAAGGCGGTTTTAAATTACGGGCTCAACTTTTACAGTCAAGAAAAGCAAAATGAAAAACAAGAAGAAAAATCGGTAAACCCTTTTTTGTTTGCGAGGGTAAAAATAAATATCGACAATATCCGAAAACAAAAAAGAGTATTCCCCCTTGAACCTAAAAGCCCCTTAACGGTAAACATAAAATTAAACGAAACCCGCGAAATAAATCAAACCCTTCTGCAAGCTCAAAATTTTTATAAAACAAGAAACAGCTTAAACGAGATGAGCCCCTCGGTCAAAATTCTTTTTTCTCTCTTTGCCCTTGCAGGAAAACTGATTCAAAGCTCTGCATTTATACCCGCCGTATTTACCGAAAACAAAAAGCTTTTTATTTTTTGGAAAAGCCTTTCGGCTTCTTCCGAAATAAAGGCCGACATCCTTAAATTTGCAGCTTCCCTCACAAAGGACTTTTTTCTTCCGGTTGAAAAATGGGGAAGGCTCTATTGTGCAGAACTTTTGCTTACAGCTCTTTTAACCGAATATGCGGCATCTTTAAAATTCTTTCCTAACAAGTCCTATACTAAGGACAAAGAAATAGACAAGCTCTTTTTTTCAAATGAAGAAATAGATATAAGCGTTCCCGGCAAGCGGAATTTGGATACGGTAATTTATTCTTGGCTTTCGGTTTTAAATTACAGTAATTGCGGATATGAATACCGTTTAACTTTGGATGCCTTAAAAGACGACGAATTCTTTTTGCTTTCCGCCCTTGTCCGTAAGGCTAAAGAAAAGCAAATAGAGGCAGGAGATGACTCTTTCGCTCTTGAAGCAGAGGCACCCTTTACCGAATTAAATATCGCAGCAAAGAGGAGTAAAAACCCCGACGATATTTTGCGTTTTCCTGCAACCCTTTCAGCTTACTTACCGGCTCTTTCGATTCTTGCAATTAAAAAAAATGTGATGCTTTCGCGGGAAGAAACGGGGCTCTTTTTACAAAAGTCGGCAAAGCTTTTACAACGTTTCGGCATCGATATAGTTTTACCTAAAAGCCTAAAAAATGTTTTGACTCCCAAACCTGTTATAAGCGTAAAATCCGTAAAGGGAGCCGGAAATGTAGTTTCGTTTTTAAACCTTGATGATGTTCTTTCTTATGACCGAGCCCTAATGTTGGGAGATACATTAATAGATATAGAAGAATTTAAAAAGCTCTTTTTAAATAAATCGGGCTTGGTAAAATTTAACGATCAGTTTCTTTTACTTGATCCCGAAGAAGTTGCCAAGATGTTAAAGGTCCTTGAAAAACCGGTAGATACAAAAGAGGTCTTACAAGCGGTTCTTTCGGGAAACGCAGTCTGTTCCAAACCCGCCTCAGAAATTATCAAGGGTATTTTCAGGCAAGAAGATGTTCCCGTTCCTCAAAATCTAAATGCGGAATTAAGGCCTTATCAAGAACAGGGTTACCGCTGGCTTTATGCAAACATTAAAAGCGGCTTCGGCTGTCTTTTGGCCGACGACATGGGCTTGGGAAAAACCGTACAGATTATAAGTTTAATGCTTAGCTTTAAAAATTCAAAAGAAGCAGAATCTCCTTTTTTGGTTATAGCCCCTGCAAGCCTTCTTTCAAACTGGGAACATGAAATAGCAAAATTCGCACCTTCTCTTAAAACCGCCGTTTATCATGGGGCAGAGCGTAAGTTCAATATCGAAGCCGATGTAATAATAAGCACATATCAAACTATGCAAAAAGATATAGAAAAATTAAAAGACAAAAAAGTTTTTTGCATTATTTTAGATGAAGCTCAGGCTATAAAAAATTCGGGAACAAAAAAGGCTCATGCCGTAAAGGCAATTCAGGCGAGGGGCAGAATCGCTCTTACAGGGACACCGGTTGAAAACAACCTTGAAGACATGCGTTCCATATTCGACTTTTTTCTTCCCGGTTATTTAGGTACGGCCGACGAGTTTAGAAAAAAATGGCGTATTCCGATTGAGCTTCATAATTCGGAAACCGAAGCGGATGATCTAAAAAAAATTACTTCACCCTTTTTGCTCCGCCGTCTAAAGACCGATCCCAAGGTTATCTCTGATTTGCCGGATAAGATAATTACAAATCAATATTGCAATTTGACACCTGAGCAGTTGGCAATTTATGAAAACCTTGTAGAAACGGAATTGCACAAGGTGATGGGAGCCGAAACTAAGATTGAAAGGCAGGCCTATGTTCTAAAACTTTTAACGGCCTTAAAACAGGTATGCAATCATCCGAGAGCCTATGATAAGGAAACTCCCGTCGAAATGAAATACTCAGGCAAGGCCGCTGTCCTCATCGAGCTTTTGAACGAAATAATTTCTTCAGGAGAAAAGGCAATTATTTTCAGCCAATATGTAGGCACCCTCGACATTTTAAAAAACATCATTCAAAAAGAATTGGGAACTGAACCTCTTTTACTTCACGGTCAAATGCCCGCCTCAAAAAGAAAAAAGGCTGTAGAGGTTTTTCAAACAGATCCTGCTTACCGCATCTTTTTAATTTCGCTTAAGGCGGGAGGTACCGGCCTTAACTTGACGGCAGCTAACAGGGTAATTCACTTTGACCTTTGGTACAATCCGGCAGTTGAAGATCAGGCCACAGACAGGGCTTTTAGAATAGGACAGACAAAGAACGTCTTCGTACACCGCCTTATCTG is from Treponema denticola and encodes:
- a CDS encoding DEAD/DEAH box helicase; amino-acid sequence: MARQTYGTTPWGAWFLEMLKAYDDSGRLSRGKTYANTGKVNSLVVNGQTAGAKVKGNYSPWYHVYFKFPPLSKTNETAIRSILEKHPIELAGLRAGIMSPALIEALKKKKVRLIPARWNLIERDCTCPDSGDPCKHMAAVLFLLAKEIDHDPRLLFKLAGFDIDSINVPETEVFEKGGTQKLGLLQEHPVPLSLRKNETLNEAADLSSSSSVNEAAHNSCELQSPLKFSLGESYLPLITNILPPEPNFSSSDFIIKLTEFYHKAVLNYGLNFYSQEKQNEKQEEKSVNPFLFARVKINIDNIRKQKRVFPLEPKSPLTVNIKLNETREINQTLLQAQNFYKTRNSLNEMSPSVKILFSLFALAGKLIQSSAFIPAVFTENKKLFIFWKSLSASSEIKADILKFAASLTKDFFLPVEKWGRLYCAELLLTALLTEYAASLKFFPNKSYTKDKEIDKLFFSNEEIDISVPGKRNLDTVIYSWLSVLNYSNCGYEYRLTLDALKDDEFFLLSALVRKAKEKQIEAGDDSFALEAEAPFTELNIAAKRSKNPDDILRFPATLSAYLPALSILAIKKNVMLSREETGLFLQKSAKLLQRFGIDIVLPKSLKNVLTPKPVISVKSVKGAGNVVSFLNLDDVLSYDRALMLGDTLIDIEEFKKLFLNKSGLVKFNDQFLLLDPEEVAKMLKVLEKPVDTKEVLQAVLSGNAVCSKPASEIIKGIFRQEDVPVPQNLNAELRPYQEQGYRWLYANIKSGFGCLLADDMGLGKTVQIISLMLSFKNSKEAESPFLVIAPASLLSNWEHEIAKFAPSLKTAVYHGAERKFNIEADVIISTYQTMQKDIEKLKDKKVFCIILDEAQAIKNSGTKKAHAVKAIQARGRIALTGTPVENNLEDMRSIFDFFLPGYLGTADEFRKKWRIPIELHNSETEADDLKKITSPFLLRRLKTDPKVISDLPDKIITNQYCNLTPEQLAIYENLVETELHKVMGAETKIERQAYVLKLLTALKQVCNHPRAYDKETPVEMKYSGKAAVLIELLNEIISSGEKAIIFSQYVGTLDILKNIIQKELGTEPLLLHGQMPASKRKKAVEVFQTDPAYRIFLISLKAGGTGLNLTAANRVIHFDLWYNPAVEDQATDRAFRIGQTKNVFVHRLICSGTFEEKIDEMIQKKREISGLSISAGETWISKLSNEELAGLFKS